The DNA window GAAGCAAAGAACACATCCACACCTTCGTGGAAGCCAAGAAGCTGGCTTTCGAGGACCGGGCGAAGTTTTACGCCGACCCCGATTTCGCTGATATACCCATCGATAAGCTCATCTCCAAGGAATATGCTAAAAAGCGGCGTGAAATGATCGATCCCAACCGTGCCGCCCGCAGCTATCCTGCAGGCGATCTGGAACAAGGCAACACCATCTACCTGACCGTGGCGGACAACCAGGGCAACATGGTCTCGCTGATACAAAGCAACTACCGGGGTATGGGATCCGGCATGACACCCGCCAAGCTGGGCTTCGTGCTTCAGGACCGCGGCGAGCTTTTTTCCCTGGAAAAGGGCCACAACAATGTCTATGAACCCGAAAAAAGACCCTTCCACACGATCATACCCGCTTTCATCACCAAAGATGGAAAACCTTTCATGGGCTTCGGCGTGATGGGCGGATCCATGCAACCCCAGGGCCATGCCCAGATCGTGATGAACGTAGTGGATTTCGGCATGAACATCCAGGAAGCCGGCGATGCACCCCGTATAAGGCACGGAGGCAGCTCCCAACCCACTGGAGGCAAAATGCAAGACGGCGGTGTGGTCCACCTGGAATCAGGATACGGGTATCAAACGATCCGCGAACTCATGCAAATGGGGCACGACATTGAACCCACCGTAGGAGGCTTTGGGGGCTATCAGGCCATCATGTACGATCCGGTAGAAGGGGTCTATTACGGTGCTTCTGAGTCCAGAAAAGACGGCGAAGCCATCGGATATTAGCGGGAAAGCATCACCCCACAGGCAACCACTGTAGTGGCGATCACCAAAAGCCGGTAGCCCTTTTCCGGTATAAGCCGGACCACTTTGACACCAATGAACGCTCCCAGCGCGATGGCAGGAAAAACAGTAAGATCCAGCGCAACCGTTCTCAGGTCGATCGTATG is part of the Bacteroidales bacterium genome and encodes:
- a CDS encoding gamma-glutamyltransferase → SKEHIHTFVEAKKLAFEDRAKFYADPDFADIPIDKLISKEYAKKRREMIDPNRAARSYPAGDLEQGNTIYLTVADNQGNMVSLIQSNYRGMGSGMTPAKLGFVLQDRGELFSLEKGHNNVYEPEKRPFHTIIPAFITKDGKPFMGFGVMGGSMQPQGHAQIVMNVVDFGMNIQEAGDAPRIRHGGSSQPTGGKMQDGGVVHLESGYGYQTIRELMQMGHDIEPTVGGFGGYQAIMYDPVEGVYYGASESRKDGEAIGY